A region of uncultured Desulfobacter sp. DNA encodes the following proteins:
- a CDS encoding YajD family HNH nuclease, protein MHGKKENLVQKVLKEQQSRQAGYRERALKMFPWICAHCGREFEGKRVKELTVHHKDHNHDNNPPDGSNWELLCIYCHDNEHSRDQVADAYSDEVAGSTADSGGTTNPFAGLADLLKGKL, encoded by the coding sequence ATGCATGGTAAAAAAGAGAACCTTGTTCAAAAAGTGTTGAAAGAGCAACAGTCCCGCCAGGCTGGATACCGGGAGCGCGCCCTTAAGATGTTTCCCTGGATCTGTGCCCATTGTGGCCGTGAGTTTGAAGGCAAACGCGTCAAGGAACTTACTGTTCATCATAAAGATCATAACCACGACAATAACCCGCCTGACGGGAGCAACTGGGAATTACTGTGTATCTATTGCCACGACAACGAACATTCCCGGGACCAGGTCGCTGATGCCTATTCGGATGAAGTGGCCGGGAGCACCGCAGACTCCGGTGGCACCACCAATCCCTTTGCCGGGCTTGCAGATCTGTTAAAAGGTAAGCTGTAA
- a CDS encoding LTA synthase family protein has translation MGPTFFRSPRTRFVLIFQLAVICLLGFALTRSLLLIQAWPFMDNFSWDWFYIFGQGLVYDMAFISYFYIPFVIFFLILPNKWLGSRIVSYIVQAGAFIVLYGFGFCMVAEWYFWKEFNVRFNFISVDYLVYRREVTDNILQSYPVLFILPLLFVFTGLLFWFIRPAVLKALCVKEPFKKRAVMAGLMLLLPLISLCFINQSQRGLSDNNYVNELASNGPYQLFAAFRSNRLDYRQFYATGDDHDLSMRLKDHVMTARCVPDKEVYNIARDVRAQGPAKKMNVMLITVESLSARFLTRFGEKTDITPFMDKWFNQGMLFTNFYATGTRTTRGLEAITLSIPPTPGRSIVKRPENSRMFSLGKVFKDLGYDTAFLYGGRGFFDNMNAFFSGNGYRIVDQACLSGNEITFKNAWGVCDGDLYRRTIQEANHAYRAQKPFFFHLMTTSNHQPFTFPGGKIDLIPGEGKGGSGRLGGVKYTDYALEELMAEARTQPWFKDTIFVVVADHCASSAGKVGLPVKKYHIPLFIYSPGHIPSKEVDTLASQIDLAPTLLSLLNISYESFFFGKNILSSDFEGRALIANYQKLGLLKKEELLFLSPGKQINRIILNQGAPVLEKISRNYPGVKELMAYYQGADYVFMHRLNRWNEFPDHLTEK, from the coding sequence ATGGGTCCTACCTTTTTTAGGTCTCCAAGAACAAGATTCGTCCTGATATTTCAGTTGGCTGTGATCTGCCTTTTGGGTTTTGCCTTGACCCGGAGCCTTCTGCTGATTCAAGCCTGGCCTTTCATGGATAATTTTTCATGGGACTGGTTTTATATTTTTGGCCAGGGGCTGGTATATGACATGGCCTTTATCTCCTATTTTTATATACCCTTTGTTATTTTCTTTCTGATTCTGCCCAATAAATGGCTGGGTAGCAGAATCGTGTCCTATATTGTCCAGGCCGGGGCGTTTATTGTTCTTTACGGATTTGGATTCTGCATGGTTGCCGAATGGTATTTCTGGAAGGAATTCAACGTCAGGTTTAATTTTATTTCAGTGGACTACCTGGTATACAGAAGGGAGGTGACCGACAATATTTTACAATCCTATCCGGTTTTATTTATTCTGCCCCTTCTTTTCGTGTTCACAGGCCTTTTATTCTGGTTTATCCGCCCTGCAGTTTTAAAAGCCCTCTGCGTGAAGGAACCCTTTAAAAAAAGAGCGGTAATGGCAGGGCTGATGCTCCTGCTTCCCCTGATTTCATTATGCTTTATTAATCAGTCCCAGCGAGGCCTTTCCGACAATAACTATGTGAATGAACTGGCATCAAACGGACCCTATCAGCTCTTCGCCGCCTTCAGGAGCAACCGGTTGGATTACCGGCAGTTTTACGCAACCGGGGATGACCATGACCTTTCAATGCGGTTAAAAGATCATGTCATGACGGCACGCTGCGTCCCGGACAAAGAAGTCTACAATATTGCCAGGGATGTCAGGGCACAGGGTCCTGCAAAAAAAATGAATGTAATGCTGATCACTGTGGAGAGTCTGAGCGCCAGATTCCTGACGCGGTTCGGAGAAAAAACAGATATCACCCCGTTCATGGATAAATGGTTCAACCAGGGGATGCTATTCACCAATTTTTATGCCACCGGCACCAGAACCACCAGGGGACTTGAAGCGATCACCCTGTCAATTCCCCCCACACCGGGGCGGTCCATTGTCAAGCGCCCGGAAAACAGCCGGATGTTCAGTCTGGGCAAGGTCTTTAAAGATTTGGGATACGATACGGCTTTTCTTTATGGCGGAAGAGGATTTTTCGACAATATGAATGCATTTTTCTCGGGGAACGGGTACCGGATTGTGGACCAGGCCTGTCTGTCAGGCAACGAGATTACCTTTAAAAACGCCTGGGGTGTATGTGATGGCGATCTGTACCGCAGGACCATTCAGGAGGCCAATCATGCCTACAGGGCGCAAAAACCATTTTTCTTTCACCTTATGACCACCAGTAACCATCAGCCCTTTACCTTCCCTGGGGGTAAAATAGATCTGATACCCGGAGAAGGCAAAGGTGGCAGCGGACGTCTGGGCGGGGTAAAATATACCGATTATGCCTTGGAGGAGTTGATGGCTGAAGCCAGAACACAGCCGTGGTTTAAGGACACAATATTTGTCGTGGTGGCGGACCACTGCGCCTCAAGTGCAGGAAAAGTGGGCCTGCCGGTGAAAAAATACCATATCCCGTTATTTATCTATTCGCCAGGGCATATTCCGTCCAAAGAGGTTGATACCCTGGCCAGTCAGATTGATCTGGCTCCCACCCTTCTCTCTTTGTTGAACATTTCCTATGAAAGTTTCTTTTTTGGGAAGAATATCCTCTCTTCGGACTTTGAAGGCCGGGCGCTGATCGCCAATTACCAGAAGCTGGGACTTTTGAAAAAAGAGGAACTGCTCTTTTTGTCTCCCGGAAAGCAAATCAACAGAATCATTTTAAATCAGGGCGCTCCGGTTCTTGAAAAAATATCCCGAAATTATCCCGGGGTCAAAGAGCTGATGGCCTATTATCAGGGCGCAGATTATGTATTCATGCACCGCTTGAACCGCTGGAATGAATTCCCGGATCATCTGACTGAGAAGTGA
- a CDS encoding response regulator transcription factor has protein sequence MNILIVDDDTGLLDQLQTALKRKNYGVDIAENGEQALDKIFDVSYDLVLLDIMLPRMDGLSVLKEVRKAGMDMPIFMLTARSDVQDKVRGLDHGADDYLAKPFSMAELMARIRAMLRRKGNRTPLLEAGPVCLDTVKRQVTLNGEDVHLTAKEFSILEFLLHNKGSAVSRFNLAEHIWGEEFDPFSMSNYVDVHMKNLRKKLTSQEEHPIIKTIRGIGFIIDDQV, from the coding sequence ATGAACATATTAATTGTCGACGATGATACGGGGTTGCTGGACCAACTTCAAACCGCCCTGAAAAGAAAAAATTATGGGGTGGACATTGCTGAAAACGGTGAGCAGGCCCTGGACAAAATATTTGATGTTTCCTATGATCTTGTCCTTCTGGATATCATGCTTCCCCGGATGGATGGGCTAAGTGTATTAAAAGAGGTGCGAAAAGCCGGAATGGACATGCCCATTTTCATGCTGACAGCAAGAAGCGATGTCCAGGACAAGGTCAGGGGGCTGGATCATGGTGCAGACGACTATCTTGCCAAACCCTTTTCCATGGCCGAACTTATGGCCCGGATCAGGGCGATGCTGCGAAGAAAAGGAAACCGTACCCCTTTGCTTGAGGCCGGGCCGGTTTGCCTGGATACAGTTAAGCGGCAGGTAACCTTGAACGGAGAGGACGTTCATCTCACAGCCAAGGAATTTTCAATCCTTGAATTTCTTTTGCACAACAAAGGCAGTGCCGTATCCAGATTCAACCTGGCAGAGCATATATGGGGGGAGGAGTTCGATCCTTTTTCAATGTCCAATTATGTGGATGTCCATATGAAAAATTTGAGAAAAAAACTGACGTCCCAGGAAGAGCATCCCATCATCAAAACCATCCGGGGGATCGGGTTCATTATTGATGACCAGGTATGA
- a CDS encoding HAMP domain-containing sensor histidine kinase → MKIRKKITIWISGAALLSTIVFSSIIFWELSEEPFKLIDEENQHMAKTLAERIRAARGVMDGLNLDDMPYDPDHYWIMAKDGAGRILYSSKLTEFTDLTLSTKKARYLIERQIPRSQIWLQQDNNGDVMFRVTVFRENTGDQFMEIRIGKPVEDLEEELIELGIHIGASLFLCATGIVILSHVLAGRILRPISTIINQSREISDRYLDKRIPLGKNRDELYELSVALNTMIDRIQHSFNRQREFIGNASHELKSPITLMMLAQEDVLMSENLSPSAEKSMIKQLETSRRMSHLVKNLLDLSRMEQQETLHTDQLDLSELIDRVFDDYTDVLAEKEIRIQNQIRSALPVMGDSEKLFRLFVNLIDNAIRYNLPAGGEIKIKGTKSKTGVCVEILNSGSKIPEQDIPRLFEQFYRVEKSRSQALGGSGLGLAIARKIVILHNGRIEISNGPDQMIQTTVWLPGNRYPEQT, encoded by the coding sequence ATGAAGATTCGAAAAAAAATAACCATCTGGATTTCCGGGGCCGCCCTTTTGTCCACCATTGTGTTTTCATCCATTATTTTCTGGGAACTGAGCGAAGAACCTTTTAAGCTCATCGACGAAGAAAACCAGCATATGGCTAAAACCCTGGCGGAAAGAATAAGGGCCGCCAGAGGTGTCATGGATGGTTTGAACCTTGACGATATGCCCTATGATCCGGACCATTACTGGATCATGGCCAAAGATGGGGCGGGACGGATACTTTACAGCTCCAAACTTACCGAATTTACGGATCTTACCCTTTCAACTAAAAAAGCCAGATACCTGATTGAAAGGCAGATCCCAAGGTCACAAATATGGTTACAACAGGATAACAACGGGGATGTGATGTTCAGGGTAACTGTATTTCGTGAGAATACAGGCGACCAATTCATGGAGATCCGTATAGGAAAACCTGTTGAAGATCTTGAAGAAGAACTGATTGAGCTTGGCATCCATATCGGGGCCAGTCTTTTCCTTTGTGCGACGGGCATTGTAATTTTGAGCCATGTTCTGGCGGGGCGCATATTAAGGCCGATTTCAACGATCATAAATCAATCCAGGGAAATCAGTGACAGGTATCTGGACAAAAGAATACCTTTGGGGAAAAACCGGGATGAACTCTATGAACTCTCTGTCGCCCTGAATACCATGATTGACAGAATTCAGCATTCTTTCAATCGTCAAAGAGAATTTATTGGCAATGCCTCCCATGAATTAAAGAGCCCTATCACCCTGATGATGCTGGCCCAGGAAGATGTGCTGATGAGTGAAAATTTATCACCATCGGCCGAAAAGAGCATGATCAAACAGCTTGAAACAAGTCGTCGTATGAGCCACCTGGTGAAAAATCTGCTGGATCTTTCCAGAATGGAGCAACAGGAGACTTTGCATACTGACCAACTGGACCTTTCTGAACTGATAGACAGAGTCTTTGATGATTATACCGACGTGCTGGCTGAAAAAGAGATTCGCATCCAGAATCAGATACGATCTGCTCTGCCTGTCATGGGGGATTCGGAAAAATTGTTCCGCCTGTTCGTCAATCTGATTGACAATGCAATCCGGTACAACCTGCCCGCAGGGGGAGAAATTAAAATCAAGGGGACGAAATCAAAGACAGGCGTCTGTGTTGAAATCTTAAATTCAGGCTCAAAAATACCGGAACAGGACATTCCCCGTCTGTTCGAACAGTTTTACCGTGTTGAGAAATCCAGGTCCCAGGCTCTCGGAGGTTCCGGGCTGGGGCTGGCCATTGCCCGCAAGATCGTAATTCTTCATAATGGCAGAATAGAGATCTCCAACGGTCCGGATCAGATGATACAGACAACTGTCTGGCTGCCGGGAAACAGATACCCGGAACAGACATAA
- a CDS encoding isoprenylcysteine carboxylmethyltransferase family protein has protein sequence MPFRAEKYRILISRVAGAIILFFVLASKSHWQTGNELFTSILFFIGIVLVGVASLGRMWCSLYVAGYKDKQLVTNGPYSLCRNPLYFFSLIGAIGIGFCTETLTFPILFLILFASYYPFVIKSEEKRLSSNFGAEFESYIHNTPAFFPKFSLFDEPATYQVNPVVYRIHIFSALWFVWLAGILEVIEGLRETGAIGSLWSIY, from the coding sequence ATGCCTTTTCGTGCAGAAAAATACAGAATCCTGATTTCCCGGGTGGCGGGAGCCATTATTTTATTTTTTGTACTTGCCAGCAAAAGCCACTGGCAGACGGGGAATGAACTATTTACATCCATATTGTTTTTTATCGGTATCGTTTTGGTTGGCGTTGCATCTTTGGGACGAATGTGGTGCTCGCTTTATGTGGCCGGATACAAAGATAAACAACTGGTTACCAATGGTCCATACTCTTTATGCAGAAACCCCCTTTATTTTTTCAGCCTGATCGGAGCCATAGGGATTGGTTTCTGCACTGAAACACTAACGTTTCCCATTCTCTTTTTAATTTTATTTGCAAGCTATTATCCCTTTGTAATAAAAAGTGAAGAAAAAAGACTCTCGTCAAATTTTGGGGCTGAATTTGAAAGCTACATCCATAATACCCCCGCCTTTTTTCCAAAATTTTCATTATTTGACGAGCCTGCCACCTATCAGGTCAACCCTGTCGTGTACCGGATTCATATTTTCAGTGCATTGTGGTTTGTCTGGCTTGCAGGAATTCTTGAGGTTATAGAAGGCCTTAGAGAAACAGGGGCTATCGGCTCTCTATGGAGCATTTATTGA